From Tripterygium wilfordii isolate XIE 37 chromosome 16, ASM1340144v1, whole genome shotgun sequence, one genomic window encodes:
- the LOC119980977 gene encoding uncharacterized protein LOC119980977 isoform X2: MPPEPVPWDRKDFFKERKHERPESLGSGSRWRDSPSHHGSREFARWGSGDFRRAPGHGKQGGWHAFTEENGHGYSPSWSGGKILEDDRPSISHGDGKCGRNSRENRGSFNPREWKGHTWETSNGSLNAPGRLLDVDNNSEQRSVDNVPHSDTVNIWDQLHLKERHDNKIGLINGLGTGQRSERESSLDWKPLKWIRSGSLSSRGSGFSHSSSSKSLGGADSNEGKAELLHKNASPVQSPSVDGAACVTSSVPFEDTTSRKKPRLGWGEGLAKYEKKKVEGPDVCVNKEGNVVCASNLESNHSLSSNFADKSPKVVGFSDCASPATPSSFACSSSPGVEDKSSGKAVNMDNDIITFCGSPNLGSQNFLEGISFNLEKLDVSSIVNLGSSLVDLLQMDDPSAHSSFARSSAMNKLLLCKSNVLKVLEMTELEIDLLENELKLLKFESKNGCLCLATSGSVHTEENAKLCSELGSKFVMVPRPPPLQVDTADAIVEECNREELSVGGEDIESPGTATSKLAESISLEKAVSSSALKCSERSGELDASQPTNLVASLVNTSNEEDVVVSSGREGSLPLKIMNDRTPITNDVGFHTDVEHKLSEAILTENNESANKAFEVFNKLLPSKQSDFTGVANVVSWRKDSFIKERFAGRQRFLRFKERVITLKFKAFQHLWKEDMRALSVRKHRAKSQKKSDLGLRTTHGVYQKHRSSIRSRFSSPGNVSLVPTTEIINFTSKLLSDSRVKHCREALKMPALILDNKEKMLSRFTSSNGLLEDPLAVEKERTLVNPWTLEEKEIFMDKLAVFGKDFRKIASFLDHKTTADCVEFYYQNHKSDCFEWTKKKKLDLGKQKKSVTNSTYMVASGKKWNREVNAASLELLGAASVMATHVDNGTGSQQMCPGNVFRTGYNDSKVPQVDDVMVERPGSFDIHGNERETVAADVLAGICSSLSSEAMSFCLTSSADHGEGYQERRYQNMNSVVKGPSTSDVTQYVDYETCSDESSGEMDPADWTDGEKSIFIQSVSSYGKDFTKIARCVRTRSMDQCKVFFSKARKCLGLDLLHPEPRNVGTPASDDANGGGDDAEDACIFETGSTVCSDKMGSKMDGDLPLSVINSKQYESNHMKYMDLETDLNKSEGKDWMGPPESNNCKTVKTSMPDMCQAEVRAEQVSECDQKSSVESATTEARKDEVTEQGFATAGSASVGEAVDLGASSSNVMVEKEAVGEVSSGNSLEREVLLPSLSDKVDRKHCGDPSSHSGSMQDPNASGNAHQLSVDTSACSPSRPISENKQQVLLKLDSLEKPPVICIPKEHCVSTSISVAHDSAVITSDKMLVHDRPSSTLDVQASADKQGHKSVGQDDCQQHLSLHPSSNHIESPQIITGYPLQIPTKKDMNRDSSCRQLSEVHNYCNSDGNLTGPSLTQDCYLQKCNSSSKLPCTVAEFTPKSQKKEQIAGYPRGHSKSLSDAEKPCGNGDFKLFGAILSHPSSAQKADSISISHENDERGIHQPRQSSKTSNIKFTSHPIAEGNTGVLKFDRNNNLGGLENVPIRSYGFWDGNRIQTGFSALPDSTRLLSTYPAAFANYQGSTLKIDQQSLQAVIKNNERNVNVLSPREIGGANGLLDYQLYRSPDGTKVHPFAVDMRQRQEALLAEIQKRNGYEAVSSSQQQQQQQQQGRAMVGMNVVGRGGILVGGPCTGVSDPVAAIKMHYAKTDLYGGHSGGIIREQEWRGNGET; the protein is encoded by the exons ATGCCGCCAGAGCCTGTACCGTGGGATCGGAAGGACTTCTTCAAGGAGAGGAAGCACGAGAGGCCCGAGTCATTAGGCTCCGGTTCTCGGTGGAGGGACTCCCCCTCTCATCACGGATCGCGTGAGTTTGCACGTTGGGGATCTGGGGACTTTCGCAGAGCTCCTG GCCATGGTAAGCAGGGTGGTTGGCACGCATTTACTGAGGAAAATGGTCATGGATATTCGCCCTCGTGGTCCGGTGGCAAGATACTGGAAGACGACCGGCCATCCATTTCGCATGGAGATGGGAAATGTGGAAGAAACAGTCGTGAGAATAGAGGGTCCTTTAATCCCAGAGAATGGAAAGGTCATACTTGGGAAACAAGCAATGGGTCCTTGAATGCACCTGGTAGGCTGCTTGATGTTGATAATAATAGTGAACAAAGGTCAGTTGATAATGTGCCTCATTCTGACACTGTGAACATATGGGATCAGCTTCACTTGAAAGAACGTCATGATAATAAGATAGGCCTTATCAATGGGTTGGGCACAGGCCAGAGATCCGAGAGAGAGAGCTCACTGGATTGGAAGCCTCTTAAGTGGATCCGTTCTGGTAGCTTGTCTTCCCGGGGCTCTGGTTTCAGCCATTCAAGCAGCTCAAAGAGCCTAGGTGGTGCAGACTCCAATGAAGGAAAGGCTGAATTGCTGCATAAGAATGCTTCTCCGGTCCAATCGCCTTCAGTTGATGGTGCTGCCTGTGTGACATCGTCAGTGCCCTTTGAAGATACAACTTCTAGGAAGAAGCCACGTCTTGGATGGGGTGAGGGACTTGCAAAGTATGAGAAGAAGAAAGTTGAGGGTCCTGATGTTTGTGTGAATAAAGAAGGAAATGTTGTTTGTGCTAGTAATCTAGAGTCCAATCATTCTCTGAGTTCTAACTTCGCTGACAAGAGTCCTAAAGTCGTGGGTTTTTCAGATTGTGCATCTCCTGCGACTCCGTCATCTTTTGCTTGTAGTTCCTCTCCAG GTGTAGAGGACAAATCTTCTGGCAAAGCAGTAAATATGGATAATGATATCATTACCTTCTGTGGTTCACCGAATCTTGGATCTCAGAATTTTCTTGAAGGAATCTCATTTAATTTAGAGAAGTTGGATGTTAGCTCAATAGTTAATTTAGGTTCTTCACTCGTTGATCTGCTTCAGATGGATGATCCTTCTGCCCATTCTAGTTTCGCGAGATCATCTGCCATGAATAAATTGCTTTTATGCAAGAGTAATGTATTGAAGGTTCTGGAGATGACTGAATTGGAAATTGATTTGCTTGAAAATGAACTTAAGTTACTGAAATTTGAATCCAAAAATGGATGTCTATGTCTGGCAACATCTGGTTCTGTTCACACTGAGGAGAATGCAAAACTGTGTAGCGAACTTGGATCAAAATTCGTCATGGTTCCTCGACCTCCCCCCCTGCAAGTTGATACTGCTGATGCAATTGTGGAGGAATGTAACAGAGAAGAACTCAGTGTTGGTGGTGAGGATATTGAGAGCCCTGGAACTGCTACTTCCAAATTAGCTGAATCCATATCCTTGGAAAAGGCGGTATCTTCATCTGCTTTGAAGTGCAGTGAACGTTCTGGGGAATTAGATGCATCTCAACCTACAAATTTGGTGGCGAGTTTGGTTAATACTTCTAATGAGGAAGATGTTGTTGTATCTTCCGGCCGGGAAGGAAGTTTGCCTTTGAAGATCATGAATGATAGAACACCTATTACTAATGATGTGGGTTTTCATACTGATGTCGAGCACAAACTGTCTGAAGCGATATTAACTGAAAATAATGAGTCTGCGAATAAAGCATTTGAAGTATTTAATAAGTTGCTGCCTAGTAAGCAATCTGATTTTACAGGTGTTGCCAACGTGGTATCCTGGAGGAAGGACTCATTTATTAAAGAGAGATTTGCAGGGAGGCAGCGGTTTTTACGATTTAAGGAGAGAGTTATCACCCTTAAGTTCAAAGCTTTCCAGCACCTTTGGAAGGAGGACATGCGTGCACTTTCTGTAAGGAAACACCGAGCAAAATCTCAGAAAAAAAGTGATTTAGGCTTGCGAACAACGCATGGCGTATATCAGAAGCATCGGTCATCTATTCGCTCTAGATTCTCTTCTCCTG GAAATGTGAGCTTAGTCCCAACCACTGAGATAATTAATTTTACAAGCAAGCTACTCTCTGATTCCAGAGTCAAGCATTGCAGGGAGGCCTTGAAGATGCCAGCATTAATTTTAGACAACAAGGAGAAGATGCTATCTCGGTTTACCTCTAGTAATGGATTACTTGAAGATCCTTTGGCTGTGGAGAAGGAGAGAACATTGGTCAACCCTTGGACGCTGGAAGAGAAAGAAATTTTCATGGATAAGCTAGCCGTTTTTGGGAAGGATTTCAGAAAAATTGCTTCTTTTCTTGATCACAAGACTACTGCTGACTGTGTTGAGTTTTACTACCAAAATCACAAATCTGATTGTTTTGAGTGGACTAAGAAGAAGAAGCTTGATCTCGGTAAGCAAAAGAAGTCTGTCACTAATAGTACGTACATGGTGGCATCTGGGAAGAAATGGAATCGCGAAGTAAATGCTGCCTCACTTGAACTTCTGGGTGCAGCTTCAGTAATGGCAACTCATGTAGATAATGGTACTGGAAGTCAGCAGATGTGTCCTGGTAATGTCTTCCGGACAGGATATAATGATTCTAAAGTACCTCAGGTTGATGATGTCATGGTGGAAAGGCCAGGCAGCTTTGATATTCATGGGAATGAAAGAGAAACTGTTGCTGCTGATGTGTTAGCAGGCATTTGCAGTTCCTTGTCCTCAGAGGCAATGAGTTTTTGCTTAACTAGCTCTGCTGACCATGGGGAGGGCTATCAAGAGCGGAGGTATCAGAATATGAATTCTGTCGTAAAAGGTCCTTCAACATCTGATGTGACACAGTATGTTGATTATGAGACTTGTTCAGATGAGAGTAGTGGGGAAATGGATCCAGCTGATTGGACAGATGGGGAGAAATCTATCTTTATACAGTCTGTGTCATCCTATGGTAAGGATTTCACGAAGATTGCTCGATGTGTTCGAACTAGGTCCATGGATCAGTGCAAGGTCTTCTTTAGCAAGGCTCGGAAGTGCCTTGGACTGGATCTGCTTCATCCTGAACCCCGCAATGTGGGAACACCAGCAAGTGATGATGCGAATGGAGGTGGTGACGATGCAGAGGATGCTTGTATTTTCGAGACAGGTTCAACTGTCTGCAGTGATAAGATGGGCTCTAAGATGGATGGGGACTTGCCATTGTCTGTCATAAATTCAAAACAGTATGAATCCAATCATATGAAGTACATGGATTTGGAAACTGACCTGAACAAATCAGAAGGGAAGGATTGGATGGGACCTCCAGAATCTAACAATTGCAAAACAGTTAAAACTTCGATGCCTGATATGTGCCAGGCAGAGGTTAGGGCTGAGCAAGTTTCTGAATGTGACCAAAAATCATCAGTTGAATCGGCCACTACCGAAGCTAGAAAAGATGAAGTGACTGAACAAGGCTTTGCAACTGCAGGCTCAGCTTCAGTTGGAGAGGCGGTTGACCTAGGTGCATCTAGTTCAAATGTTATGGTTGAGAAAGAGGCTGTCGGGGAGGTTTCTAGTGGAAATAGTTTGGAAAGAGAAGTTTTATTGCCAAGCCTGAGTGATAAAGTGGATAGGAAGCACTGTGGTGACCCAAGCAGCCATAGTGGGTCTATGCAAGATCCCAATGCGAGTGGAAATGCTCATCAACTGTCTGTAGATACTAGTGCTTGTTCACCATCAAGGCCAATCTCTGAAAACAAGCAACAGGTTTTGCTTAAGTTGGATAGCCTGGAAAAACCTCCCGTCATATGCATTCCTAAGGAGCATTGTGTTTCTACTTCTATTTCTGTCGCACATGATTCAGCTGTCATTACGAGTGATAAAATGCTTGTCCATGATAGGCCGTCATCGACTCTTGATGTTCAAGCTAGTGCAGATAAGCAAGGTCATAAATCCGTTGGCCAGGATGACTGTCAACAACATTTGTCTTTACATCCTTCATCGAACCATATTGAATCCCCCCAGATTATCACTGGTTATCCGTTGCAAATTCCAACTAAGAAGGATATGAACCGTGATTCAAGTTGCAGACAGTTATCTGAAGTCCATAACTACTGTAATTCAGATGGGAATTTGACTGGTCCATCTTTGACTCAGGATTGCTATCTTCAAAAGTGTAACAGCAGTTCAAAACTTCCGTGTACAGTGGCAGAGTTTACGCCAAAGTCCCAAAAGAAGGAACAAATTGCTGGTTATCCAAGAGGCCATTCAAAGAGTTTGTCTGATGCGGAAAAACCATGTGGAAATGGTGATTTCAAGTTGTTTGGTGCGATACTCAGTCATCCATCCTCTGCACAGAAGGCGGATTCCATTTCTATTTCTCATGAGAACGATGAGAGGGGGATTCATCAACCTAGACAGAGTAGTAAGACATCAAATATTAAATTCACCAGCCATCCCATTGCAGAAGGAAATACAGGTGTCCTCAAGTTTGACCGAAACAATAATTTGGGGGGCCTTGAGAACGTTCCCATTAGAAGTTATGGCTTCTGGGATGGGAATCGGATACAAACTGGTTTTTCAGCGTTGCCTGATTCTACCCGTTTGCTGTCTACGTATCCTGCCGCATTTGCCAATTATCAAGGTTCCACATTGAAAATAGACCAGCAATCATTGCAGGCTGTTATTAAGAATAATGAACGAAATGTGAATGTCCTCTCTCCTAGGGAGATAGGAGGAGCTAATGGGCTGTTGGATTATCAGCTGTACAGGAGTCCTGATGGTACTAAAGTGCATCCATTTGCAGTAGATATGAGGCAACGGCAAGAAGCATTGCTTGCCGAGATTCAAAAACGAAACGGTTATGAAGCAGTCTCAAGCTCacagcaacagcagcagcagcagcagcagggaAGGGCGATGGTGGGGATGAATGTTGTGGGAAGAGGAGGAATCCTTGTAGGGGGACCTTGCACAGGTGTTTCGGATCCTGTAGCTGCGATCAAGATGCACTATGCGAAAACAGACCTATATGGTGGCCACAGTGGTGGTATCATCAGGGAGCAGGAATGGAGAGGCAATGGGGAGACATAG
- the LOC119980977 gene encoding uncharacterized protein LOC119980977 isoform X1 codes for MPPEPVPWDRKDFFKERKHERPESLGSGSRWRDSPSHHGSREFARWGSGDFRRAPGHGKQGGWHAFTEENGHGYSPSWSGGKILEDDRPSISHGDGKCGRNSRENRGSFNPREWKGHTWETSNGSLNAPGRLLDVDNNSEQRSVDNVPHSDTVNIWDQLHLKERHDNKIGLINGLGTGQRSERESSLDWKPLKWIRSGSLSSRGSGFSHSSSSKSLGGADSNEGKAELLHKNASPVQSPSVDGAACVTSSVPFEDTTSRKKPRLGWGEGLAKYEKKKVEGPDVCVNKEGNVVCASNLESNHSLSSNFADKSPKVVGFSDCASPATPSSFACSSSPGVEDKSSGKAVNMDNDIITFCGSPNLGSQNFLEGISFNLEKLDVSSIVNLGSSLVDLLQMDDPSAHSSFARSSAMNKLLLCKSNVLKVLEMTELEIDLLENELKLLKFESKNGCLCLATSGSVHTEENAKLCSELGSKFVMVPRPPPLQVDTADAIVEECNREELSVGGEDIESPGTATSKLAESISLEKAVSSSALKCSERSGELDASQPTNLVASLVNTSNEEDVVVSSGREGSLPLKIMNDRTPITNDVGFHTDVEHKLSEAILTENNESANKAFEVFNKLLPSKQSDFTGVANVVSWRKDSFIKERFAGRQRFLRFKERVITLKFKAFQHLWKEDMRALSVRKHRAKSQKKSDLGLRTTHGVYQKHRSSIRSRFSSPAGNVSLVPTTEIINFTSKLLSDSRVKHCREALKMPALILDNKEKMLSRFTSSNGLLEDPLAVEKERTLVNPWTLEEKEIFMDKLAVFGKDFRKIASFLDHKTTADCVEFYYQNHKSDCFEWTKKKKLDLGKQKKSVTNSTYMVASGKKWNREVNAASLELLGAASVMATHVDNGTGSQQMCPGNVFRTGYNDSKVPQVDDVMVERPGSFDIHGNERETVAADVLAGICSSLSSEAMSFCLTSSADHGEGYQERRYQNMNSVVKGPSTSDVTQYVDYETCSDESSGEMDPADWTDGEKSIFIQSVSSYGKDFTKIARCVRTRSMDQCKVFFSKARKCLGLDLLHPEPRNVGTPASDDANGGGDDAEDACIFETGSTVCSDKMGSKMDGDLPLSVINSKQYESNHMKYMDLETDLNKSEGKDWMGPPESNNCKTVKTSMPDMCQAEVRAEQVSECDQKSSVESATTEARKDEVTEQGFATAGSASVGEAVDLGASSSNVMVEKEAVGEVSSGNSLEREVLLPSLSDKVDRKHCGDPSSHSGSMQDPNASGNAHQLSVDTSACSPSRPISENKQQVLLKLDSLEKPPVICIPKEHCVSTSISVAHDSAVITSDKMLVHDRPSSTLDVQASADKQGHKSVGQDDCQQHLSLHPSSNHIESPQIITGYPLQIPTKKDMNRDSSCRQLSEVHNYCNSDGNLTGPSLTQDCYLQKCNSSSKLPCTVAEFTPKSQKKEQIAGYPRGHSKSLSDAEKPCGNGDFKLFGAILSHPSSAQKADSISISHENDERGIHQPRQSSKTSNIKFTSHPIAEGNTGVLKFDRNNNLGGLENVPIRSYGFWDGNRIQTGFSALPDSTRLLSTYPAAFANYQGSTLKIDQQSLQAVIKNNERNVNVLSPREIGGANGLLDYQLYRSPDGTKVHPFAVDMRQRQEALLAEIQKRNGYEAVSSSQQQQQQQQQGRAMVGMNVVGRGGILVGGPCTGVSDPVAAIKMHYAKTDLYGGHSGGIIREQEWRGNGET; via the exons ATGCCGCCAGAGCCTGTACCGTGGGATCGGAAGGACTTCTTCAAGGAGAGGAAGCACGAGAGGCCCGAGTCATTAGGCTCCGGTTCTCGGTGGAGGGACTCCCCCTCTCATCACGGATCGCGTGAGTTTGCACGTTGGGGATCTGGGGACTTTCGCAGAGCTCCTG GCCATGGTAAGCAGGGTGGTTGGCACGCATTTACTGAGGAAAATGGTCATGGATATTCGCCCTCGTGGTCCGGTGGCAAGATACTGGAAGACGACCGGCCATCCATTTCGCATGGAGATGGGAAATGTGGAAGAAACAGTCGTGAGAATAGAGGGTCCTTTAATCCCAGAGAATGGAAAGGTCATACTTGGGAAACAAGCAATGGGTCCTTGAATGCACCTGGTAGGCTGCTTGATGTTGATAATAATAGTGAACAAAGGTCAGTTGATAATGTGCCTCATTCTGACACTGTGAACATATGGGATCAGCTTCACTTGAAAGAACGTCATGATAATAAGATAGGCCTTATCAATGGGTTGGGCACAGGCCAGAGATCCGAGAGAGAGAGCTCACTGGATTGGAAGCCTCTTAAGTGGATCCGTTCTGGTAGCTTGTCTTCCCGGGGCTCTGGTTTCAGCCATTCAAGCAGCTCAAAGAGCCTAGGTGGTGCAGACTCCAATGAAGGAAAGGCTGAATTGCTGCATAAGAATGCTTCTCCGGTCCAATCGCCTTCAGTTGATGGTGCTGCCTGTGTGACATCGTCAGTGCCCTTTGAAGATACAACTTCTAGGAAGAAGCCACGTCTTGGATGGGGTGAGGGACTTGCAAAGTATGAGAAGAAGAAAGTTGAGGGTCCTGATGTTTGTGTGAATAAAGAAGGAAATGTTGTTTGTGCTAGTAATCTAGAGTCCAATCATTCTCTGAGTTCTAACTTCGCTGACAAGAGTCCTAAAGTCGTGGGTTTTTCAGATTGTGCATCTCCTGCGACTCCGTCATCTTTTGCTTGTAGTTCCTCTCCAG GTGTAGAGGACAAATCTTCTGGCAAAGCAGTAAATATGGATAATGATATCATTACCTTCTGTGGTTCACCGAATCTTGGATCTCAGAATTTTCTTGAAGGAATCTCATTTAATTTAGAGAAGTTGGATGTTAGCTCAATAGTTAATTTAGGTTCTTCACTCGTTGATCTGCTTCAGATGGATGATCCTTCTGCCCATTCTAGTTTCGCGAGATCATCTGCCATGAATAAATTGCTTTTATGCAAGAGTAATGTATTGAAGGTTCTGGAGATGACTGAATTGGAAATTGATTTGCTTGAAAATGAACTTAAGTTACTGAAATTTGAATCCAAAAATGGATGTCTATGTCTGGCAACATCTGGTTCTGTTCACACTGAGGAGAATGCAAAACTGTGTAGCGAACTTGGATCAAAATTCGTCATGGTTCCTCGACCTCCCCCCCTGCAAGTTGATACTGCTGATGCAATTGTGGAGGAATGTAACAGAGAAGAACTCAGTGTTGGTGGTGAGGATATTGAGAGCCCTGGAACTGCTACTTCCAAATTAGCTGAATCCATATCCTTGGAAAAGGCGGTATCTTCATCTGCTTTGAAGTGCAGTGAACGTTCTGGGGAATTAGATGCATCTCAACCTACAAATTTGGTGGCGAGTTTGGTTAATACTTCTAATGAGGAAGATGTTGTTGTATCTTCCGGCCGGGAAGGAAGTTTGCCTTTGAAGATCATGAATGATAGAACACCTATTACTAATGATGTGGGTTTTCATACTGATGTCGAGCACAAACTGTCTGAAGCGATATTAACTGAAAATAATGAGTCTGCGAATAAAGCATTTGAAGTATTTAATAAGTTGCTGCCTAGTAAGCAATCTGATTTTACAGGTGTTGCCAACGTGGTATCCTGGAGGAAGGACTCATTTATTAAAGAGAGATTTGCAGGGAGGCAGCGGTTTTTACGATTTAAGGAGAGAGTTATCACCCTTAAGTTCAAAGCTTTCCAGCACCTTTGGAAGGAGGACATGCGTGCACTTTCTGTAAGGAAACACCGAGCAAAATCTCAGAAAAAAAGTGATTTAGGCTTGCGAACAACGCATGGCGTATATCAGAAGCATCGGTCATCTATTCGCTCTAGATTCTCTTCTCCTG CAGGAAATGTGAGCTTAGTCCCAACCACTGAGATAATTAATTTTACAAGCAAGCTACTCTCTGATTCCAGAGTCAAGCATTGCAGGGAGGCCTTGAAGATGCCAGCATTAATTTTAGACAACAAGGAGAAGATGCTATCTCGGTTTACCTCTAGTAATGGATTACTTGAAGATCCTTTGGCTGTGGAGAAGGAGAGAACATTGGTCAACCCTTGGACGCTGGAAGAGAAAGAAATTTTCATGGATAAGCTAGCCGTTTTTGGGAAGGATTTCAGAAAAATTGCTTCTTTTCTTGATCACAAGACTACTGCTGACTGTGTTGAGTTTTACTACCAAAATCACAAATCTGATTGTTTTGAGTGGACTAAGAAGAAGAAGCTTGATCTCGGTAAGCAAAAGAAGTCTGTCACTAATAGTACGTACATGGTGGCATCTGGGAAGAAATGGAATCGCGAAGTAAATGCTGCCTCACTTGAACTTCTGGGTGCAGCTTCAGTAATGGCAACTCATGTAGATAATGGTACTGGAAGTCAGCAGATGTGTCCTGGTAATGTCTTCCGGACAGGATATAATGATTCTAAAGTACCTCAGGTTGATGATGTCATGGTGGAAAGGCCAGGCAGCTTTGATATTCATGGGAATGAAAGAGAAACTGTTGCTGCTGATGTGTTAGCAGGCATTTGCAGTTCCTTGTCCTCAGAGGCAATGAGTTTTTGCTTAACTAGCTCTGCTGACCATGGGGAGGGCTATCAAGAGCGGAGGTATCAGAATATGAATTCTGTCGTAAAAGGTCCTTCAACATCTGATGTGACACAGTATGTTGATTATGAGACTTGTTCAGATGAGAGTAGTGGGGAAATGGATCCAGCTGATTGGACAGATGGGGAGAAATCTATCTTTATACAGTCTGTGTCATCCTATGGTAAGGATTTCACGAAGATTGCTCGATGTGTTCGAACTAGGTCCATGGATCAGTGCAAGGTCTTCTTTAGCAAGGCTCGGAAGTGCCTTGGACTGGATCTGCTTCATCCTGAACCCCGCAATGTGGGAACACCAGCAAGTGATGATGCGAATGGAGGTGGTGACGATGCAGAGGATGCTTGTATTTTCGAGACAGGTTCAACTGTCTGCAGTGATAAGATGGGCTCTAAGATGGATGGGGACTTGCCATTGTCTGTCATAAATTCAAAACAGTATGAATCCAATCATATGAAGTACATGGATTTGGAAACTGACCTGAACAAATCAGAAGGGAAGGATTGGATGGGACCTCCAGAATCTAACAATTGCAAAACAGTTAAAACTTCGATGCCTGATATGTGCCAGGCAGAGGTTAGGGCTGAGCAAGTTTCTGAATGTGACCAAAAATCATCAGTTGAATCGGCCACTACCGAAGCTAGAAAAGATGAAGTGACTGAACAAGGCTTTGCAACTGCAGGCTCAGCTTCAGTTGGAGAGGCGGTTGACCTAGGTGCATCTAGTTCAAATGTTATGGTTGAGAAAGAGGCTGTCGGGGAGGTTTCTAGTGGAAATAGTTTGGAAAGAGAAGTTTTATTGCCAAGCCTGAGTGATAAAGTGGATAGGAAGCACTGTGGTGACCCAAGCAGCCATAGTGGGTCTATGCAAGATCCCAATGCGAGTGGAAATGCTCATCAACTGTCTGTAGATACTAGTGCTTGTTCACCATCAAGGCCAATCTCTGAAAACAAGCAACAGGTTTTGCTTAAGTTGGATAGCCTGGAAAAACCTCCCGTCATATGCATTCCTAAGGAGCATTGTGTTTCTACTTCTATTTCTGTCGCACATGATTCAGCTGTCATTACGAGTGATAAAATGCTTGTCCATGATAGGCCGTCATCGACTCTTGATGTTCAAGCTAGTGCAGATAAGCAAGGTCATAAATCCGTTGGCCAGGATGACTGTCAACAACATTTGTCTTTACATCCTTCATCGAACCATATTGAATCCCCCCAGATTATCACTGGTTATCCGTTGCAAATTCCAACTAAGAAGGATATGAACCGTGATTCAAGTTGCAGACAGTTATCTGAAGTCCATAACTACTGTAATTCAGATGGGAATTTGACTGGTCCATCTTTGACTCAGGATTGCTATCTTCAAAAGTGTAACAGCAGTTCAAAACTTCCGTGTACAGTGGCAGAGTTTACGCCAAAGTCCCAAAAGAAGGAACAAATTGCTGGTTATCCAAGAGGCCATTCAAAGAGTTTGTCTGATGCGGAAAAACCATGTGGAAATGGTGATTTCAAGTTGTTTGGTGCGATACTCAGTCATCCATCCTCTGCACAGAAGGCGGATTCCATTTCTATTTCTCATGAGAACGATGAGAGGGGGATTCATCAACCTAGACAGAGTAGTAAGACATCAAATATTAAATTCACCAGCCATCCCATTGCAGAAGGAAATACAGGTGTCCTCAAGTTTGACCGAAACAATAATTTGGGGGGCCTTGAGAACGTTCCCATTAGAAGTTATGGCTTCTGGGATGGGAATCGGATACAAACTGGTTTTTCAGCGTTGCCTGATTCTACCCGTTTGCTGTCTACGTATCCTGCCGCATTTGCCAATTATCAAGGTTCCACATTGAAAATAGACCAGCAATCATTGCAGGCTGTTATTAAGAATAATGAACGAAATGTGAATGTCCTCTCTCCTAGGGAGATAGGAGGAGCTAATGGGCTGTTGGATTATCAGCTGTACAGGAGTCCTGATGGTACTAAAGTGCATCCATTTGCAGTAGATATGAGGCAACGGCAAGAAGCATTGCTTGCCGAGATTCAAAAACGAAACGGTTATGAAGCAGTCTCAAGCTCacagcaacagcagcagcagcagcagcagggaAGGGCGATGGTGGGGATGAATGTTGTGGGAAGAGGAGGAATCCTTGTAGGGGGACCTTGCACAGGTGTTTCGGATCCTGTAGCTGCGATCAAGATGCACTATGCGAAAACAGACCTATATGGTGGCCACAGTGGTGGTATCATCAGGGAGCAGGAATGGAGAGGCAATGGGGAGACATAG